The DNA segment NNNNNNNNNNNNNNNNNNNNNNNNNNNNNNNNNNNNNNNNNNNNNNNNNNNNNNNNNNNNNNNNNNNNNNNNNNNNNNNNNNNNNNNNNNNNNNNNNNNNNNNNNNNNNNNNNNNNNNNNNNNNNNNNNNNNNNNNNNNNNNNNNNNNNNNNNNNNNNNNNNNNNNNNNNNNNNNNNNNNNNNNNNNNNNNNNNNNNNNNNNNNNNNNNNNNNNNNNNNNNNNNNNNNNNNNNNNNNNNNNNNNNNNNNNNNNNNNNNNNNNNNNNNNNNNNNNNNNNNNNNNNNNNNNNNNNNNNNNNNNNNNNNNNNNNNNNNNNNNNNNNNNNNNNNNNNNNNNNNNNNNNNNNNNNNNNNNNNNNNNNNNNNNNNNNNNNNNNNNNNNNNNNNNNNNNNNNNNNNNNNNNNNNNNNNNNNNNNNNNNNNNNNNNNNNNNNNNNNNNNNNNNNNNNNNNNNNNNNNNNNNNNNNNNNNNNNNNNNNNNNNNNNNNNNNNNNNNNNNNNNNNNNNNNNNNNNNNNNNNNNNNNNNNNNNNNNNNNNNNNNNNNNNNNNNNNNNNNNNNNNNNNNNNNNNNNNNNNNNNNNNNNNNNNNNNNNNNNNNNNNNNNNNNNNNNNNNNNNNNNNNNNNNNNNNNNNNNNNNNNNNNNNNNNNNNNNNNNNNNNNNNNNNNNNNNNNNNNNNNNNNNNNNNNNNNNNNNNNNNNNNNNNNNNNNNNNNNNNNNNNNNNNNNNNNNNNNNNNNNNNNNNNNNNNNNNNNNNNNNNNNNNNNNNNNNNNNNNNNNNNNNNNNNNNNNNNNNNNNNNNNNNNNNNNNNNNNNNNNNNNNNNNNNNNNNNNNNNNNNNNNNNNNNNNNNNNNNNNNNNNNNNNNNNNNNNNNNNNNNNNNNNNNNNNNNNNNNNNNNNNNNNNNNNNNNNNNNNNATTTTAAGGTGAACAAcactttaaactaattatcattcatatcttaccatgtcttaatcaatgtttgttttgttcatcattgcagatgaaggtgcagtggaaagctgaacatgaaagtcaaatacatagaaattttcacatgaaagcatctcatcggcTCTCAGAGATGTTTAGGGATACCCGAATTGCAGGGGAGCACCCTTACTGGATGGGCGAAATCATTTGGAACTCTTTGCTTGCACATTGGAATTCAGTAGAGTTTCGCAAGAAAAGTGCACAAGCCCAAAAGAACAGAGCGTCTGAAAAGGGTGGTGCCTTGCATACTGGCGGGTCAATCACAATTCACGAGCATGtcattcgtatggtaaactttcgttacttttctgtttatttcatatataacttatgtattttctatttcatatacactaataagTCTAAATTATATGACAAGCACAAGCTCTTGGACGGGCGGTCCATGTTGACGAGGTCTTTGCACAGACCCATGTTCGGAAGGGCACTCATGAATTCATTGATGAAAGATCTCGCAAGACTCATGTAAATAGCAATCCTAGTATTAGTAATCCACgtgattatgttattgtatattGGCCCtgacattgtttttaatgtttcaacaggaagaattttctacgagactttcacaggttagatccaaacatgggtcagctcctacaccggattatgcgagtaatgcagatgacgacatccgtaggacacagtgttgggtcgatgtcgttggtgggaagaaaaagggacgactctacggtgcaggacaacttgcttcaaactatacaacatcgagaggaggtacattgaagcaccaaccttcttcttcttccaccccttcTACTGACGAGGCCATCCAACGCTTGACACAGCTACTAgagcaacgtgaccaggaaaaTCGTGCATTGAAAGAACAATACACTGACTTGAGAGACgagttttcaagcttcaagtccctggtcatgagagCGCTGCCTCAAACTTCAGACACTCCTTCCACTGTCCCTCCGACCCATCCACGACCCTCGTCACCCGCCGTCCCTCATCAGCCCAGATCAGcccagcccacaccagtccaaccATCTACAGATGAGCAGGATGATGAAGATACGTCTAAAgactttgtaaaattttagtttcattttgttattgatcatagtgatgtaagtacatttagatgttagtacattatgaTATTGGGACATTTATTGCCGAAGGCTtctggccctcggtaattaccgagggtcGAAAGCCGTCGGTAAAAGTAGCGACGACGTATTTACCGACGGCTTTTTGACCGTCGCTGGGCCCTCGGTAATAGGTATTTAGCGACGGCTTGTGGCCTTTTCCGAGGgattttggccttcggtaatgcccttcGTTGTTGATGCCCAATCAATTTTGGCTCCATTAGGCATTCTTATTAACTGTCAGTTGAATCAGAGAAACTGAAAGTCTCTTCTTCGAAGAACCCAAGAAAGGCCAATGCCTTCGCTACTTACTACGCTGTGCACCGCCATTCTCCGTCGCCGGTCACCATCCGTCGCCGGCTCTGTATGTCACCGGCTACCGTCTGTCGCCGGTCACCGTCACAATTCTAACCAGTGACCAGCGGATCTGGATCTTCTCTTCGAGCACTATCtaataacggttgaaaaacagttattttcatatgtcattttagaccaaattacaccctttaagatttagaatgagcttagaatcaagtaaaacccaataaatgagtcagtcaagagtcaaaagttgtttttagcgatattatgcctgttttgcattgttttgcagtgattttgatgaaagtggaGATTGGGGATGAAAAtcaaggtcttagactcaagacaggagaagaaaattgaagaaaataagagtaTAGGAACCGTCCGGCGGCAAAATTGCACCGCTcggcggtccaatgcgaggaggaggcacctagCGTGGatgctgggcggatttgcgatcagaggcaaaccgcccggcggtggccccctgccgtcgggcggtggcgcgattatgggcaaaccgctgggcggcataagtgtgccgccgggcggttgtccgttGGGCCtcggcctgttttctgtgatgctcctcagctataaatagctcTGTTACGATTTCagtctcattcttttgacaaaagagggcggccagacctaattttcactccttggagaagatcccttggatacttaggctccttttcatcttatctagggtttgctcttccattcttccattattttcatctaggttcaccatgacaatggtgagctaaacccttttgttgttgggggaaacaatgtaatcttttgaaactctcttttattgaaactcttgtttacttatatgattcttcatatgctttgattatcaattgttgggttctcatttgcgcttaaagcttttatcgtttacctcatttgataactgttgtttgtctctattgatacgggaacgtacagtactgtcatgaactggtgagaaattccttgattaatgaaataccacctagggatagggaggtaggacaatcaattgtttttgcttctgttcggtaatgcattgctaattgctaggggaggctagggatagcaagccgataattagtaataggctcttttcgccgagggatcgggttaagggtaggcctagaaagtttgcataacaattagataatcaagcacattaaacaagagaagtagataagagggagcggataagatgaaattgtcaacccccaacaactccattcatccatagtctttttcgtcaattgaatcaaatacattgcatgtttattttctgtctttgcctccacaacaattaatctttttctacgagtcttacgattttaattcacacgaacgtaaggcctttcgagtctcttgggaagaacgatatcgggctttactgattatattacttgaacgatctggtacacttgccagtgagtcaaccattttttggcgccgttgcccgGGACTCGatgttatttttagtagtgtgaattgattgacatttgacttgtttgtaattatttgttttttattctattttgttaaattttgttttattttctgtaaaagtgcttttagggtgtgtttcttgtgtatgcaggaaacaatacacactagaagcagaaaagaccagcaacctctcttagaaggactctcagacaggagaaggaggaaagttagacgccctgcaagtgaaaactttccttctcctgaagaacttttgcactcttcaTTTGAGACCTCTGCACAGAATATTGAGGAGAAGgcggaccaacctcctcctaggcgtacacttggggacgcatccaacatggtgggtcctatGAACTTTAACAGCATAGCTTTGCCTGCAGATaatgcaaccaatatggttatGAACCCTGCTCTTAACCAGCTCGTCCAGAGTAATCAGTTTCacggaatgttaaatgaaaatccatatgatcatttgaccaCTTTCaacgagatttgcaacaccgtgaagATAAATGGACTCTCTGATGACAGGGTTAGACTcagtctgtttcctttctctcttggaggaaatgcCAAAGCATGGTTGCATTCTCTGAAGGCACATTCAGAAATTGGGATGCGTTGGcaacaaaatttgtgaacaaattcttcccgccaaccaagattaatcaaggaAAGTtagagatctcatcattcaaacaaagaatggaggaaactctggGTCAAGCgtgggacagatttaaaggcttgttaagaaagacccctgtccatggacttgacaagacttcatacttacttgccttccttggaggcctacatactcagtctaaaatgatgttagatgcttcaaCTGGAGGCAGCATAAAtaccaagactgaagatgaggcttaTGAATTGATCGAGAGCATGGCTATGAATGAGGTGGTACATAGTGAGAGAGGCGCGcagaaaggaggactcttgcatctcccTTCTAATGATGCAATGGCGGCTCAAAATCATCTCCTgacccagaaattggacaagctaACAAAGATCCTTGCTGAATTTCCAATGAGGAATGTTTCTCAGACTCAACAACTTTgcaatttatgtggtggtgaccatatcaatggtcaatgtgctttcctTGAGGAGTtgcagcaggatgttaattaGATGGGAGCCGAGTTTCAGTACAAGCAAGGGGTTTTCAACCAAGGCAGCtccagccaaggttggaagaaccaccctagTGTAGGGCAAAATCAGAATAGTTCTTAGTTCTTCTAGACCTGTAGGAGGCTTTCGGCAGCAgcaaccatcacctttatggcagcaaGTGAGCAGCTTGACAAAGATAGTCAGAGACCTCAGCGaccgatttgataaattcttcaaagtctatgagtctcagcTAAATAGTGATCAAGCTAGCTTCAGATCATTAGAGACACAAATTGGGCAGTTGTCAAAAATAATAGAAGCCACAGagaaaaatcagtttagggataatactgatgttaaccctaaagatgaatgcaaagttgttatgaCAAGCATAAAAATGAAGTCAGtagaggaaataattgagattgggagcagtgaggatgaagatgaggagagAATTCATGACCATGAGGCTAATGAACAGAAgaaccaagaaaagaaaagagaagacaaagaaaaggaaaaagacagttaccaagagccattcagagaaatcttcaatcagGTAACCGTTACTCCTGGAGCATCTCCACGAATTCCTAAGTATGACAAGAGGATCAAGTATTATCTTGGTGaggtaattgatcttgatgatgaaggcaATCAGGACCAATTGgttaagcctagaaagaaggaTCATCCGCCAAAATTGAAGGATTCAGGGACTTTGACGCTTCCTTGCGTGATTAATGATGTGGACATAGGGAGAGCCATGATCGATTCAGGATCAAGTGTTAATCTGATGCCTTTTAGTGCTTTCAAAAGGATTGGAgggctaaaattaaaaccaacaaATACTACCCTGACGGTTGCGGATGGATCAATTAAGAAGCCAAtcggtatggtggaagatgcaattgtccgaattaatgagttggaatttttaattGACTTTGTAGTTGTGGACATGACCAATGAGGGAAGAATTTCGTTAgtcttgggaagacctttcatgaggacttctaagatggttatacgtgTCCATGATAGAGGAATAAAGCTAagagatcatgaccaagtgTTAATTCATGGCTCTGAGGAAACCAAAATGAGAGCAATAAGAAGAGCCAAATACAAAAGGCCAAaagagaagctgcaaaagaGGAAAACACCACAGGTATTGATTGTcttaacaattgtaatgttttgcagattctTGAGGAAAAGAAGGCAAGCATGGAGGAATCAATCCACTCAGAGGACACACAATTCCTGCGTGGCATgtcagtgcgatttaaaaacaggaAATGGATTGTGAATAGGAAGCTTAAGGAGGAGGGAATGGTAGAGATCAGAAGGCATTACTCCACAGCAATTCGAAGAGTAGACAGAAGAAAGTTGAGcaagtgggacgatgaagatcccaacatgaagaagaaagttGATTTGCTGGAGAGCACTTTTTGtagtttaaaacatttttatttgttttatgttttgttgaactcgtaaatttttgaatttttggaacaatttttgtgTGGCATCTACtggggatgctaaattttatggaattactgaagaacacaggaaggtacacctactgatggtgttggaaggatttgcacttactgacaagtgctaaacaggtttaggtcaggctcgtgacgttaaacaagcgctactaggaggcaacctagattctctcttttacctttgcatttaaattcttagaatagggtgaattttatttttagtgtgtatgcttggcttgaatactttttctgaagatgtttgactgaataatttgcatgatgagactatttgatgatgatttgatgtggatgataattaagctacattgcatgttgatatcctgCAGTTTGTGGTTGTTCGCCACTATAGGCCCTTCATCTAttcttatagttttttgttgtttgttgctACAAGTCATCATCCATTTTTGATGGATCTTTCGTCCATTGTTGAACAAGTTGACGTTTCATGGTGCTAATTCGCCCTCGTCCATTACTGTCCTAGTTGAAGTTTCATTGTGGTGGTTCGCTTCTGTCCATTGTTGTCCAATTTGGTTTATTGACGTTCTCTACAATTGAGTTTGTCTAATCCAGCTTGAGGGAaagtgttgtaatttgagataatatttttagaatcttcctaattagaggaaatagatatataatcttttattttattttcctagtttccctatctccgtttttaggagaattagattattacaaatagagggtatcataatgtattttttacgatttaaaataataaatcagttttattttcaacagttcttcaaattcttcacgttcttgattcttggagcttgTGAGTAATCTGTAAACTTTCTGAACTAAAACAAAAtcggcttaataccgcttttggtccctattttgggagggtttgttcaatatggtcctacctttttttttcataacaattgatcccaccttttgaaaaaactgttcaattgagtcctttttgttcatagtggtcccatattcaagtttaaattgtttattatagtccttattgtatacgatgatgacatgatttttaacataacattatgtcaggactgttaaaataacatttggataggtgaatgcatgaaagaacttattgacatCGTAACCAGCACctttagaaaattgacgtcgtaaccaaaaaggagttaattgaacagttttttcaaaaagtgagatcaattgttactaaaaaaaaaaggtaggaccatattgaacaaaacctcccaaactagggaccaaaagcggtattaagccaaaaaaatcaaatataacaatGTTAGATCGATCAAAAGTTATAGAAATACAAACAgtgcgtcaatttatagttacTGTCATATTATACAACTAACTCAGCTCATTAattgaatgatcaattaatgtaatcgattaacattaaatgttagtcaaacacatttaaaaatatgactgttaAAGCAGTTATGACTAACATCCAATCAGTTTTCAAACATaacaaacttaattgaatacacaaAAAGGGTAATTGATTAAGTTTATCACttaagcaaattttgaaaatctttcttcttaaaaactcatcacagcacatctgaaaaatatatatgcaaacacacgagttttaatcgattcaacaACTAACATAATGGATTCAAAAGtagttgttttgccacagttcAAAAACTAAGTTatctgatgaccttaattgattatcacaacattgtaatcgattaagtcatgcagatatgcttttgtgcatgtgATTTTCTGTCAATAAAACATACAGTGAGCATGCACAGATATAATCTCATCATATATGCATCATCAACACAATATGTCCAATAAATGTAACAATCACAATAGGTGCATATTATACAGTAAGCATGTACACATTCAACACATGTATAACACAATACAgaaacaccattttgttgtgacACAACATGTGTTGTTGTtattaatgtgttgtcatcatcaaaaacaacatATAGGGATTGGATTCAGCTAACAACATATATACGTATTGTTCATGCTTTCCTtatatgttttatgtttaaGTGATATATGTATCTCATGTTGTCTTTATCTAACTATTTGAGCTACAAGATCAATTCATCGTAGGTCTATCCTAATAATATACTTCCTATATCACACATTAACcctaatttcataatttaaaaaaggattaaatgtgtttttaattccttaatttttagtaaaaattagaattaatctttttctgAAACTTTAAACCAATTTAgtctctaaattttaaaaagtgtagatttaattcttttaaccaaattttgataaatttatctaAAGTTTCAAATAcatttcataatattatttaaattgtttactctatttaacatatttttttcttcaacattaaTTGAGAAACACATAAATTCTCAAATATACttaacaaaattaagttaaaaaaactaaattagtccaaaatttaaaaaataagattaatttcattttttattaaaattaaagaataaaaacatatttaatcctttaaaataataatagtaataactaataaatattataatcgAAATATATTTACTCATATAACACATTAACAAACAAAGTGTTTGCGAAGATAAAAGATGAGATGatagatgaagagaagaaaaaaaaactctaaaatcaACATTTTTCAAACAAGTTAAGAAAATACAGATATAGATGCAGAAAATGAAGACAATGATCTCTACACAAGTGATAGCTGTGTAACTCATAAGTGATCGTTATAGGAGACTATGtaacatgataaaaaaagagaatagaTCCACACTTTGAACGACACATGAGAACAATCTTGGCAGCATTGTCATCACCTAGCTAGACAATCGGATTAGTGGCTCCAACAAGCAACACCAATGCCAACTGTAATTGTAATTATAaccaaaagaaattatatataggATTATCAGAAAATCGTAACTCTAATTCCATGTAAAAACAGCTAAAAGTCAGTATAAGACTAATTTTTCTTGTataaaaaatacacataataatatatttataataaaagaaaatgtgaatTAAAACCCAAATACAAGTGATATTGTAACCTACAATATATAACAAGATGAATGTATAATGGAAGTTGATTGATTATCTgtcaaaagaaatgaaaaacaataattataacaCTATGTTGTCactaaaatatactaatttttcACTTGCCCTAACACTTGAAATTTCACAAGCTTATGGAAACAAGCGTCATTCATTGTCATTCCACCCATGTCAATGGGTTGTTTAACTTCGTTAACTGGACTATAACTATAGGTCAATCAAATCCAACCAGCTGTCATTGGAAGCAATCCAGactttttaaatatcttttcagACTTCACAAGAATGAACATTCCATTGTACCATTTCGAAATAATATCACACTCCACATGCTCTTGATATGTTCATAGAGAAAAGTGCCCCTTCCCATGAGAACTTTCCCAAGTAGAAGAATCAATAAATCAATTCATTTAAGGACCAATTCATGTCCTTTGTTGCTGTCAGATAGCCGATCACAAAGAGGGTAATAGCTGAATTTTCAGCACTAAATTTGGTGACGTTAATGTTACAAGTTGCCGCATATGATGTCAACCTTTCTGGATTTCTATATTCAAAAATCATATTTGGTTCTTCCACTTCCCAAAATGAGACATAACATGTCGGAAATATCACGATACGAGGAATAAAAATTCCAAGATTCGAGCATTAGACGTTTTCTTGATCCTTTAAAATGAACAACCTgcatcaaaaaaaaaaaaaaaacccggAACtcacattaaaacaaaaaggacATGCTGATGTAAATCTAACATAAAGGGTCAAAAGCTAAACCtataatatatctatatataatttccAGAGGTATGACTCAAGTATTCAGCTGAAGGTCAAACAGGAATACTTCTGTTGTAAATCTTCATTACCTTAACATCCAATGGCAAGCCATGAAATTGACCAGCACCCTCAGGCGGAGTCCAATTGTACAGAGAACAAGGTAAGAACAATACTGAAGTACCCCCAATATCTTCTGAGAAAGCAAGCGCTTTGGAAAACTTTCTGGCATCAAAATGAGGTTTTGACATCACAACCCAAGCAAGAGCTAACTGATCACCCAGCATGCGAGAAGCACTTCTATACTTCGTGCTGTAAACTTTCAAGACCTCTTGTAGGAAAAGCTTTGCCCTGATTgattatcaaattaaattaaaaaattatttatcaaaaaatatgTGGATAAATCAAGAAAATGGGTAAAACCAAGCTTGCAAATGATCAAAAAAGCGCATAAAAGGCATTTTCAAGGTATATATGTAGGATGGTGTTACAatcatataatttcattttctatttgcAGGTTTTAAATGGGATGGACAATCATTacattagtttttaattttttgttgcatATCACAACTGCAGCAGTTAAGCCAAAACTGCAGATAGTACAGATCATCACCTTAACATTGCTTCCTGGGTACCCTTAACTGCAATGAATCCCGAATTCAAAGGTTGAGCCTTATTGTTCCTAAAGGTCAGAGCCAGATGAAAATTAGGATGGTCACGAAAAACTTGCCCTAAATCATCAACCACTGCTATATCAGAGTCAGTGAAGATGTAATGGATGACATCCGTAGGCTTCTGAGAAAGTTGCTGGAGCCTCGTTTCTAAAAAGGTCTGTAAAGAAGGAAAACATAGGGGCATTTAGTTTAAAgaacaaaatcttaaatttcaaaatatataatgattaaaCAACACTACAAGCTCAATAGAGGAGACAGAACAGATGAAGAGTAACAAAGATAAAACTAGCAAAAACCTCTTATCTACTATGGTCCAAATTATTGGGTGCAGGAAAAGAAAGCTATACTATAATTAAACAGAGAACAGGTGAGCAGGAAAAAGGTTCAGCTAAATGTAGTCCCTGACTAGTGATGagaaattattttaaccaaTAAATATTCAATCTGCTGTGGATGCAATGTGATCTTACAATGTAAGACCTGATCCTTTGGAGCATCAACTTGTCTCGGGAATATTCACCTTGTATAGGATACAGAGAGACCCTGTTTCTTTGCACTGAGAGGTCAGACACAGGATCTGTTAGAATAATCACTTTGCTCTGGGGCATTGCCAGCTGCACAAAAAGAACAATGTTGAATGAATGATGTCTGTCTGttaatttcaaaaaaacaaGCTCTAGGTCAAAACAATATGAATCCTATGTAATATTGGGTAAATGTACATCTAGAACCAAACACACACAGctctatttatatttacattaagTTGATACAAAAATAATCAATGATAATAAAATCAGATTCCTAACAAAGTTGCTACTAGTTTTGCTGCCCAGATGCTGCAAACTCTAACTCCTTCTCTTAGCCCTTCAACCTCATTGCCTTAAACCTCAACCaactccaccaccaccaccaccacagcaatgatgttatcttattttttttacctttaattGCTGACAAAAGGGGGGAGAagtatatatgattttattgttttagctTTATTATGTTCTTTTGCTACTCTGTTtctatatttttgtgtttttgctcTGTGTAGCTAATATCTTCCATACACTATGCTAATACATTGcattaattcaaagaaacaatttaatttcaaataatatagaCTTTATACTAAGGTGTACAATACATGCTTATGGTATTTCTATTTTTCCCAATGGTGAGGAATTTATTCTAATGCCTATGATGAATGAGTGATGCAAATTCAGTGCCGTTTGTACTATGTAATTCATACAGtaccaaaattgaaatttatcaGTAGCCAAATGTCGACAAGGATGTATGACATTTAAAACTAGTGCCAAGGTAGGAAAAGGTGAAAAActcatgaaaacaaaaatattccaCTATTGGATCTTGATAAAcaccaaatatataaaatcatagaCAAAGACAACAACACACTTTTAACCAAACATCTAAAAAGTAAAGAAACAGTATACACAAGAGCGCCAGaccattaattaaaatttaatgaaaaacaaaaaaaaaaaacataaaaaaattgctCATTAAATACAAAGCAGGAGCCACAAGGTTCTTATAAATTTCAACCAATGATAAAAAGTGTTTTGCTAGCATTTCCCATATACACA comes from the Vigna radiata var. radiata cultivar VC1973A chromosome 2, Vradiata_ver6, whole genome shotgun sequence genome and includes:
- the LOC106756095 gene encoding uncharacterized protein LOC106756095 isoform X2, producing MKIFSGWQRFVFGLPLFFLFAHLVFVMQLHKNSKMEERHKQLNKKFDHLVLGHMAGQGLSNRLQCQGTKALNRTHSSERRSGVDGSITFVTVFTIYNTSLNDVDDRSNTVVGNASYNKFGRSMALLNVFINFIQLAMPQSKVIILTDPVSDLSVQRNRVSLYPIQGEYSRDKLMLQRIRSYITFLETRLQQLSQKPTDVIHYIFTDSDIAVVDDLGQVFRDHPNFHLALTFRNNKAQPLNSGFIAVKGTQEAMLRAKLFLQEVLKVYSTKYRSASRMLGDQLALAWVVMSKPHFDARKFSKALAFSEDIGGTSVLFLPCSLYNWTPPEGAGQFHGLPLDVKVVHFKGSRKRLMLESWNFYSSYRDISDMLCLILGSGRTKYDF
- the LOC106756095 gene encoding uncharacterized protein LOC106756095 isoform X5 codes for the protein MQLHKNSKMEERHKQLNKKFDHLVLGHMAGQGLSNRLQCQGTKALNRTHSSERRSGVDGSITFVTVFTIYNTSLNDVDDRSNTVVGNASYNKFGRSMALLNVFINFIQLAMPQSKVIILTDPVSDLSVQRNRVSLYPIQGEYSRDKLMLQRIRSYITFLETRLQQLSQKPTDVIHYIFTDSDIAVVDDLGQVFRDHPNFHLALTFRNNKAQPLNSGFIAVKGTQEAMLRAKLFLQEVLKVYSTKYRSASRMLGDQLALAWVVMSKPHFDARKFSKALAFSEDIGGTSVLFLPCSLYNWTPPEGAGQFHGLPLDVKVVHFKGSRKRLMLESWNFYSSYRDISDMLCLILGSGRTKYDF
- the LOC106756095 gene encoding uncharacterized protein LOC106756095 isoform X8, giving the protein MALLNVFINFIQLAMPQSKVIILTDPVSDLSVQRNRVSLYPIQGEYSRDKLMLQRIRSYITFLETRLQQLSQKPTDVIHYIFTDSDIAVVDDLGQVFRDHPNFHLALTFRNNKAQPLNSGFIAVKGTQEAMLRAKLFLQEVLKVYSTKYRSASRMLGDQLALAWVVMSKPHFDARKFSKALAFSEDIGGTSVLFLPCSLYNWTPPEGAGQFHGLPLDVKVVHFKGSRKRLMLESWNFYSSYRDISDMLCLILGSGRTKYDF